The genomic region CGCGGCACGCCGAGCCTGCCGGCGCGGGGCATGGGGGCGATCGGCGCGCAGCTGGCTGCCGGCCTTCCCGAGGGGTCGGTGGAGCTCGGGCACCGCGTCGACGACCTGGCGCCGTTGCGCCGGGCGGCCCGGGCCGTCGTCCTGGCCGCGGACGAGGTGGGCGCCCACCGGCTGCTGCCCGGCCTGCCCACGCCGCGGCAGCGGGCCCTCACGACGTTCTACTTCCTCGCTCCCGAGCCCCCCTCGCAGCTCGCGGCGCTGCACGTCGACGGCGAGCGCCGGGAGCACCTCGCCCCGGTCGTCAACACGGCGGTCCTCACCAACACCGTGCCGGAGTACGCCCCCGGCCGTTGCCTGGTGCACGCGAGCGTGGTCGGCGACCGGGCCGACGCGGCGACCGAGCGTGCGGTGCGCGACACGCTGGCCCGGATCTACGGCTGCGGCACCACGTCCTGGGAGCTCGTGCGGGTGTACGCCATCCCGCACGCGCTGCCCGCGATGCTGCCGCCGCTCGACGTCCGCAAGCCGGTTGCCCTCGGCGAGGGCCTGTTCCTGGCCGGGGACCATCGCGACACCGCCTCCATCCAGGGCGCCCTCGTCTCCGGACGGCGCGCCGCCGACGCCGTTCTCGAGGAGCTCCATGGCCGCCGCTGAGCCCACCGTCGTCGCGACCTCGATGGGCTTCCGCCCCGGGCGACGGACGTACCTCGAGCCTGGCCCGGTCTTCGACCTCATGGCCGACCTGGCGGGCGGGCCGTCGCGCCCCAAGCTGTGCTACATCGGCACGGCCAACGGCGACCAGCTGCACCGGCGGCAGCTCGTCCGAGAAGCCTTTCAGGGAACCGGCTTTCAGGTCACGGACCTCGCTCTGTTCACCATGCCCAACCACGACGACATGCGCGCGCACCTGCTCGACCAGGACGTCGTGTGGGTCGACGGCGGCAGCGTCGCCGGCTTGCTGGCCATGTGGCAGCTGCACGGGCTCGGCGACGCGCTGCGCGCGGCGTGGGAGGCCGGTGTCGTCCTCGGCGGGGTCAGCGCGGGGTCGCTCTGCTGGCACGTCGGCGGCACCACCGACTCCTTCGGGCCGGACCTGCGGCCGGTGACGAACGGGCTGGCCTTCCTGCCGTACGGCAACGGCGTGCACTACGACAGCGAGCGGCAGCGCCGCCCGCTGCTGCAGCGGCTCGTGGCCGACGGCACGCTTCCGCTGTCCTACGCCACGGACGACGGGGTGGGGCTGGTCTACCGCGGGACCGAGCTGGTCGAGGCCGTCGCCGACACCCGTGGCGTGGCGGCGTACCGGGTGCGGCGCGTCGACGACGGGCGGGCCGAGGAGACGCGGATCGAGCCGCGCCTCCTCGGCTGAGCGCAGCCCGGTCAGGCGTCGACCGGCTCGCGAGCCGGCTCCACCGGGCGCCGGTGGCCGCTCGGGCGCGGCGGCCCGAAGGGCCACCACACCCTGTCCCCCAGCTGGTGGACGAGAGCCGGCACCAGCAGCGACCGCACGACGAGGGTGTCGAGCAGGACCCCGAAGGCGACGGCGAAGCCGAGCTCTGCGAGGAAGACCAGCGGCAGCACGCCGAGTGCGGCGAAGGTCGCGGCGAGCACGACGCCGGCCGAGGTGATGACACCGCCGGTCACGGCCAGCCCGCGCAGCGTCCCCGCGCGGGTGCCGTGGTGGGCGGTCTCCTCCCGCACCCGGGTCATGAGGAAGATGTTGTAGTCGATCCCCAGCGCCACCAGGAAGACGAAGGCGAACAGCGGGAACGAGGGGTCGGCCCCGGCGAAGTCGAAGAGGAACTCGAAGACCAGCGCGCAGACGCCGAGGGTGGCGGCGAAGGACAGCACCACGGTCGCGACGAGCAGCAGCGGGGCGACGAAGGCCCGCAGCAGCACCGCGAGGACCACGAAGATCACCAGGAGCACCACGGGGATGATGACGCGGGTGTCGCGTGCCGACTCCTGCTTGACGTCGTACGTCACTGCGGTCGTTCCGCCGACGAGCACGTCCGTCCCGACCTGGTCCACCGCCGAGCGCAGCCGCAGGATCGTGTCCTCGGCAGCCGGCGAGTCCGGCGCGTCGCTCAGCACGGCCTGCACCTGGACCTGCCCGTCGACGACCTTCGGGGGCGCCCCCTCCTGTGCGCCGGCGCCGGGGGGCGCCTCGGGCACCACGAAGGCCTGCGCGACCCCCGGGTCGGACTGCACGACCTGCAGGATGCGGTCCGCGTCGCCCTGCGGCCCGATCACGCTGGCGGGCGTCCCGGTGCCGCCCGGGAAGTGCGCGCCGAGAACCTCCTGACCGAGGACCGACGGCACCTCGTTCGTGAACTGCTCCTCGGTGGTCAGGCCGGTGGCGTCCAGCCGGAAGATCGCGGCCGCGAGGCCGATCAGCACGACGGCGGTCGCGGCGGCGACCACCCGGGCCCTGCTGCCGACCAGGGCCGCGACCTTGCCCCACAGGCCGCGGCCCGCCGCAGGGGCCTCGTCGTGACGGGGCACGAAGGGCCAGAACCAGTGCCGGCCGAGGGTGACGAGCAGCGCGGGGAGGAAGACCAGCATCGAGAGCATCGAGCACGCGATGCCGATGGCGGCGACCGGGCCGAGCGACTGGTTGCTGTTGAGGTCCGAGAGCAGCAGGCAGAGCAGGCCGAGGATGACCGTCACGCCGGAGGCGACGATCGGCGGGGTGGCACCGCGCAGGGCGCCGCGGATCGCCAGCCAGGCCGAGTCGTGCGTATGCAGCTCTTCCTTGTAGCGGCTGATCAGCAGCAGCGCGTAGTCCGTGCCCGCGCCCACGACCAGGACCGACAGGATGCCCTGGCTCTGGCCGTCGACCGTGATCCAGCCGGCGTCCGCGGCCAGGTAGACCACGGCCTGGGCCAGGAAGAGCGCGCCGCCGACGGCCAGCAGGACGGGCACGAACACGGGGCTGCGGTAGATCAGCAGCAGGATGACGAAGACGACACCGAGCGCCGTGAACAGCAGCCGGCCGTCGATGCCCGCGAACGCGGCGGCGAAGTCGGCGAAGCTGCCGCCGGGGCCGGTGACGTACGCCTGCGTGCCCTCGACCCGGTCGGCGATCGCCTGGATCTCGTCGACGACGTCGGGCAGCTCCTCGAACGCCGAGTTGTCCCCGGGCAGCGGGACGAGCGCCTGCATGGCCTCGCCGTCCTCGGACACCGAGGCCCCTTCCGGCGGCCCGGCGACCCCGTCGACGCGGCCGATCTCCTCCAGCGCCGACTCGATGGCAGAGCGGTCGTCGTCGGTGATCCCGCCGGTGCGCTCCCAGACCACGATGGCGGGGATGTCCTGGTCGCCGGCGAAGCGCTCCTCGATCAGGAGCGACTTGGTCGACTCAGCGGACTCGGGGAGGAAGGCGGCCTGGTCGTTCTCCACCACCTCACCGAGCTTGGCGCCGAGCCCGCCGGAGACCCCCATCACGAGGAACCCGAGGACGACGACGATCGCGGGGACGAGCCAGCGCACGGCGCCGGGGCGTTTCTCCGGGGGACGGCGAGCGGCAGGGACGGTTGTGTGGGGCGGAAGCGGCGAGGCAGGCATCGACAGCTCCTCATCGGGGCGACGCGACGCCCCGAGCGTAGGGAAGGACAGTGGCCCGGCGCACCAGGGAAATCCCCAGTCGACCGGTGGGCCCGGCGCGGTGTGCCGCCGGACGTACTCTGCAGACGTGTCTGACCCCCTCCGACTCATCCGTGAAGGGCACGTCGCGTTCGCGGAGGCGTGGGCGCGCCAGCGCGAGCTGCACGCGGCCCGGGTCGCGGACGAGGCACCGGACACCGTGCTGCTCGTCGAGCACGACTCGGTCTACACGGCCGGGCGCCGCACCGCGTGGTACGACCGCCCGACCGACGGCACCGAGGTCGTCGAGGTCGACCGGGGCGGGCGGATCACCTGGCACGGCCCCGGCCAGCTCGTGGGCTACCCGATCCTGCGGCTGCCCGACCCGGTGGACGTGGTGGCCCACGTACGCCGGGTCGAGGAGGTCGTGATCCGGGCCTGCGCGGACCTCGGGCTCGCGACCGACCGCGTGGACGGGCGCAGCGGGGTATGGGTGCTCGGCGGGGACGGGGCGCAGGACCGCAAGGTCGCGGCCATCGGATGCCGGGTGGCCCGCGGGGTGACGATGCACGGGTTCGCCCTCAACTGCGACAGCGACCTCTCGGCCTTCGAGCGCATCGTGCCGTGCGGCATCACCGACGCCGGCGTGACGTCACTGACCCGGGAGCTCGGCCGCCGGGTGAGCATCGAGGAGGCGCTCCCGGTCGTCGAGCGCCACCTCGTCGACGTCATGGGGCAGTCGGTGCCCGGCAGACGGCTGGCCACCACCGGCTGACGGCCGACCTCACACACCGGCCGGCTCCCACGGGCGCACCCAGTCGCTGGCCGGCCACCCCTCGAGCCCGGCCAGCAGCTCGATGGCGTTGGCCCCGTCGACGGCCTCGCGGACGATGTCGGCGTGCCCGGCGTGCCGGGCGGTCTCCTGGATGAGGTGGAGCAGGACCCAACGGACGGACCAGGCGTCGACGTCCTGCGGGAACCACGGCACGCCCTTCGGCACCGGCACCGGGCGGTCCAGGCTCTCCTCCGCGCGGACGAGGCGCTCGGTCTGTGCGGCCACCTCGGCGTACCGGTCGAGAACCTGCGCAAGGGTCTCGTCGGCGCGCAGCCGGAAGCCGTCGTCGTAGGCCTCCGTGGCCGCCGCGTCGCCCTCGTCGCTGACCTCGGGCAGCCCGAGCATGGTGCGCATCCAGCCGCTCTCCATGTCCGCGAGGTGCTTGACCAGCCCGCCCACGCTCAGCGTGCTCGGGGTGGGCGTGAGCCGGGCCTGCTCGTCGGTCAGCCCGAAGCAGGCCGCACGCAGGGTGAGCCGCTGCTGAGCGAGGAAGGCGAGCAGCCCGTCGAGCTCGTCGCGGACGGGTCGGACGTTGGCCGGCATGGAGGGCTCCTTCAAAGGCTTCTCGGTGGGGACGACGGCAGCCTCCTCGCCCTTGCGGTCAGATCCTGTCCACTACAGGAACGCTCGTTCGGGAACGTCACGGTGGCCGTCGGCGCGCCCGGGCCGGCCATCCGGTGCCCCGCGCGGCCGGGCTACGGCCGGCTCACCCCGCGGGGTCGCGACGTACGCTGTTGCGGCAGGTAGGGATCTCTGGCAGGAGGCGCCGGATGACGGCGGTCGCACCCGATGGGCGCAAGCTGCTCCGACTCGAAGTCCGCAACGCGCAGACGCCGATCGAGAAGAAGCCGTCCTGGATCAAGACGACGCTGCGCACCGGCCCGGAGTTCACCGAGCTCAAGGGCCTGGTCCGGCGCGAGGGGCTGCACACCGTGTGCGAGGAGGCCGGCTGCCCCAACATCTACGAGTGCTGGGAGGACCGCGAGGCGACGTTCCTCATCGGCGGCGACCAGTGCACCCGACGCTGCGACTTCTGCCAGATCGACACGGGCAAGCCGCAGGCCCTCGACCGCGACGAGCCGCGGCGGGTGGCGGAGTCCGTCCGGACGATGGGGCTGCGGTACGCCACGGTGACCGGCGTCGCGCGTGACGACCAGCCCGACGGCGGGGCCTGGCTGTACGCCGAGACCGTGCGCCAGATCCACGAGCTCAACCCGGGCACCGGGGTCGAGGTGCTGATCCCGGACTTCAACGGCCTGCCCGACCAGCTCGGCGAGGTCTTCGCAGCCCGCCCCGAGGTGCTCGCGCACAACCTCGAGACCGTGCCGCGGGTGTTCAAGCGGATCCGCCCCGGCTTCCGCTACGAGCGCTCGCTCGACGTCCTGACCCAGGCGCGCGCCGCCGGGCTCGTGACCAAGTCCAACCTCATCCTCGGCCTGGGCGAGACCCGTGACGAGGTCGAGGAGGCGCTGCGCGACCTGCACGCCGCCGGCTGCGACCTCGTCACGATCACCCAGTACCTGCGCCCGAGCCCCCGGCACCACCCCGTCGAGCGCTGGGTGAAGCCGGAGGAGTTCGTCGAGCTGGCGGCGGTGGCCGAGCAGATCGGGTTCGCCGGCGTCCTCAGCGGGCCGCTGGTCCGCTCGTCCTACCGCGCCGGCCGGCTGTACGCCCAGGCGCTCGAGCGCCGGGCCGTGCCCGCCCAGCGCTGAGCGCGCGAGGCAGATCGAGGCGGCCGCTCCCCGAGCGGGGAGCGGCGTCCCGGTCGCCCCGTGTCGCCCGTTCTTGAGCTGCTTGTCACCTGCGCGCAACATCGTCCTGCTTGCCTGGTGGCATGACGCCGACGACCTTTCCGCCGGTCGTGGCCGCCTCCGGCCCCGTCCCGGCGACCAGCTCGCCCGTGCCGTTCGTCCGGCTGCTCGCCACCGCGCTGCGCTCGGCCGTCGCCTCCGGCAGGCCTTCGCCGGTGCCCCCGTGCAGCAGGCGCCTGCACCCGGGCCGCTGACCGAGGCGTACCCTCGTCCGTCGGCCGCCGCGGACCGTACCCTGTGCGGCATGGCCAGCAGTTCTTCCCAGTCCGCTCCGCCCAAGCCCCGCAAGCAACGGTTCGGGTGGGTGCGACAGCTGTCGCAGGCCTACAAGCTCACGGCCAAGACCGACCCGCTGATCGGGCTGCTGCTGGCTGCGGTCTTCCTCCTCGTCCTGGCGGTCTTCGTCGCGATCGGCCTCTGGGTCGACCACCCGATCTACTTCACGATCGTCGGCCTGCCGTTCGCGGTGCTCGCGGCGCTCATCCTGTTCGGCCGGCGCGCGCAGAAGGCGGCGTACGCGTCGGCGGAGGGCCAGCCCGGCGCCGCGGCAGCGGTGCTGCAGACGCTCAAGCGCGGGTGGACCGTCACGCCCGGCGTCGCGGTCACCCGGCAGCAGGACATCGTCCACCGGGCGACCGGGCGCGCCGGCGTCGTCCTCGTCGGCGAGGGCTCCCCCGCGCGGCTCGGCCCGCTGCTCGCGCAGGAGCGCAAGAAGCTCGGCCGGGTCGCGCCCGACGTGCCGGTCTACGACTTCCAGGCCGGGCAGGAGGAGGGCCAGCTGCGCCTGAACGAGCTGCAGCGCAAGGTCGCCAAGCTGCCGCGCACCCTCTCCCCCGGCCAGGTCGACGAGATCGAGAAGCGGCTGGCCGCGCTCGGGTCGCTCAACCTGCCGATCCCGAAGGGGCCGCTGCCGCGCAACATGCGCCCCCCGCGCAGCATGCGCTGAGGCTCCTTACGGAAGCCTGACGGCTCGCCCGAACAGGGCCCCTGCGAGTTCCCGCCCCCCTACGCTCGCCTCATGCGGGGGCGTGTGCTGGTGGTGGACGACGACGAGACCGTCGCCGGCGTGGTCGTCGACTACCTGCGGCGCGCCGGCTTCGACACGGTGCATGCCGGCGACGGGCCCTCCGCGCTGGCAGCGGCGACGCCCTCCACCCCGGGCGGCGCGGTCGACCTCGTCATCCTCGACGTCATGCTGCCGGGCCTCGACGGCATCGAGGTCTGCCGTCGGCTGCGAGCCGTCGAGCCCGCGTGCCCCGTCATCATGCTGACCGCGCTCGGCGAGGAGGAGGACCGCGTCCTCGGCCTCGAGGTGGGCGCAGACGACTACGTCACCAAGCCGTTCAGCCCCCGCGAGCTGGTGCTGCGGGTGGAGTCCGTCCTGCGCCGGGCGCGCCCGGTACCGGCCCAGCATCCCGTCGGGCCGCTGGCCGGCGGCCCGGTCGAGGTCGACCTGCAGAGCCGGCAGGCCTTCCGGCACGGGGTGGAGCTGGCCCTGACCGTGCGCGAGTTCGACCTGCTCGCCCACCTGCTCGCCCACCCGGACCGCGCGTTCAGCCGGGAGGAGCTGCTGGCCCAGGTCTGGGGCTGGACCTTCGGGGACCAGTCGACGGTCACCGTCCACATCCGCCGGCTGCGCGAGAAGGTCGAGGTCGACCCGTCGCGCCCGGCCCTGATCCAGACGGTGTGGGGCGTGGGCTATCGCTGGCACGCCTCCGGAGCGGCCGATCCGGTCCCGAGCGACCCCGTCGAGCTGGCGGGGCCCGGCCAGCTCGCCCAGGCCTGACCTCGGCCGTGCTGTCCGCCTACCCCTCCGTGCTCGCGGACCCGCTGGCGAACACGTACGTCTGCGTCGCGGCCTACTCGGCCCTCGGCGCGGCGGCCGTCGCCCTCGTCAGCCTGGCCGGCAGCCGGCTGGCCCGCCGGCTGTCCCTGCGGGCGAACCTCGCCCTCGTCGTGCTCACCACCGTGCTCGCCGTCGTGGCGGGGACCGCGTTCGCCGTGCACAAGATGGTGCTCACGCCGCAGCAGATGCGGGTCGTCCTCGTGGTGTGCGCCGTCTCCGGCCTGGTCGCCGCGCTCGTCGGGCTCGTCCTGGCCCACGGCGTCCTGCTCGACGCACGTCGGGTCCGGGAGCTCGCGGCAGCGCTGGCCGAGGCACCGCAGCGGCGGGTGCCGGAGCGGGCACGGCCGCTGCGCACCAAGGAGCTGGAGCAGATCGCGGGCGAGCTGGAGCAGAGCGCGCGGCGGCTCGGCGAGGCGGCCGCGCGGGAGCGCGCCCTCGAGGCGGCCCGTCGCGACCTCGTCGCCTCGGTCTCGCACGACCTGCGCACACCGCTCGCCGGCCTGCGGGCGCTGGTCGAGGCGCTCGAGGACGGGCTGGCCGAGGACCCGACGCCGTACGTGAAGTCCATGCGCGTCGAGGTCGACTGGCTCTCCCGGATGGTGGCGGACCTGTTCGAGCTCTCCCGGCTGCAGGCCGGGCGCACCGCCCGACGGACGGACTCGCTGCCCGTCCACGACCTCGTGAGCGACACGATCGCCAGCGCCCAGCCGATGGCCCAGGCGCTGGACGTGAGCCTCGCCGGCTCTGCCCCGCCCTCGCTGATGGTCACCGGGGACGCCGCGGCGCTGATGCGCGCGCTGGCCAACCTCGTGGCCAACGCGGTCCGCTACACGCCGGCGGGCGGCCGTGTCTTCGTCGAGGCCGAGCAGCGGGGCGAGACGGCCGCGATCTCGGTCTCGGACACCTGCGGCGGCATCCCGGCGGCCCACCTGCCGCGCGTGTTCGACGTCGGGTTCCGAGGCGACCCGGCCCGCACGCCGGGGGCTGACGCCGGCGCCGGGCTCGGGCTGGCGATCGTCAAGGGGATCGCCGAGGCCCACGGCGGCACCGTGTCCGCGGCGAACGCGGCCGACGGCTGCTGCTTCACCCTCCTCCTCCCCCTGGGCTGAGCGACACGGCGCAGGCGATGGCCGGGGTCGGCGGGCGGTGGCAGAGTCGGGAGCGCACGCCGTCCCGACCGTGGCCCGTCGGACCGACACCGTCAGCGGCTGCCGGTGGCCGGCCGTACGACATCTGGCCGTAGGACATGAGGAGGAGCGATGCCCACCCGTGACACCGCGTGGCCGCCCGGCACCCCGTGCTGGGTCGACTACGGCGCCGCCGACCTCGAGGCGGCCAAGGAGTTCTACGCCGAGCTGCTCGGCTGGGCCTACACCGGCGGCGAGGCCGAGTTCGGCGGCTACCTCGACTGCCGACGGGGCGGCCGGGCCGCGGCGGGCATGGGGCCGCAGCAGGACCCGTCGGGCCCGCCGACGTGGACGACGTACTTCGCCACCGAGGACGCGGCTGCCGCCTGCGCTCGCGTCACGTCAGCGGGCGGCACGGTGCTGGCCGGGCCGGTGGCCATCGCCGACTTGGGGGCGATGGCCGTGGCGCTCGACCCGCAGGGCAGCGTCTTCGGGCTGTGGCAGGCGGGCCGGCACATCGGCGCCGAGATCGTGAACGAGCCGGGCTCGCTGGTCTGGAACGAAGCCGCTGTCGACGACCCGGTGGCGGCCCGCGAGTTCTACACGTCGGTCTTCGGCTTCGGCTGGGAGGAGGTCGACGAGCTGCCGGGGTACGCGACCTTCGCGATGGACGACGGCCGGCCGCTCGGCGGGCTGGGCGGCCTGACCGCGGGCTCCCCCAAGGGCTGGGCCACGTGCTTCTCCGTGGCGTCCGCCGACGCGGCGATCGCGGTCGCCGAGCGTCGCGGGGCGACGGTGACCTACCCGGCCGAGGACACGTCCTTCGGCCGCTTCGCCGTCCTGCAGGACCCCTGGGGAGCCAGCTTCTGCGTGATGTCCGAGATCACCGGCGGCTGAGCGGGCGCCTACGCGCGGACGACGGCGGTGCCGGCGGCCTTGTCGTGCAGCCCTCGGCCGTCCGCGTCCCACACCGCTGCCGGGACGACCAGCACGAGCAGCAGGCTGCGGATGGCCGTACGCAGGCCCCACACCGTGCGCGGCTCGGTGGGTCGGGCCATCTCCAGGCGCAGGCCGAGCAGCTGGTAGCCGGGCGTGCGCCCCGTCGCCGCCAACGTGCCCCAGGTCATCGCGGCGAAGACCGCCAGCACGAGCAGGTCCCAGGCCTGACCGTCGACGTCCGCGCCGATGGTGGCCAGGCGGGTGAGGCCGAGCGCCAGGGCCCAGTCGACGAAGAGCGCGACGAGGCGCCGCCCGAAGCTCGCCACCGAGCCGCTGCCGTCCGCAGGGCGCCCGAGCCGCTTGCCCCGCGGCGGGAGCTGGACGCCCTCGGCCTCCAGCGTGGCGCGCGGCCCGTTGAGCCACGATCCGAGCGTGCGGCGGTCCAGGCTCGACGGCATGGGATCAGGCTATCCCGGGTAGGCCGAGGCCACCTCTTCGTCAGCGAGCAGCCACGGCCCGCTCACATCCCCCGGACCGCGACGCCAGGTCACCCGGGCGTAACACCCAGCCCTGATCCCGTAACACTGGTGAAACAGTAGGGTCATTGCCGGGTAACGGCGCCCGCCTAGCCTGCGCGCAGGCGGCGGCTCGCGTCGCAGCGACCAGGAGGGTGCATGTTCAACAACGCGGACGAGGTCCTGCGGTTCATCAAGGACGAGGGCGTCAAGTTCGTCGACGTCCGGTTCTGTGACCTGCCGGGCGTCATGCAGCACTTCAACGTGCCGGCGGACTCGGTGGACGAGTCGTTCTTCACCGACGGCCAGATGTTCGACGGGTCCTCGATCCGCGGCTTCCAGGCCATCCACGAGTCGGACATGAAGCTCATGCCGGACCTCGACACGGCGTACGTCGACCCGTTCCGCGTGCAGAAGACGCTCAACATCAACATGAGCATCGTCGACCCCTACACGGGTGAGGCCTACAGCCGCGACCCGCGCCAGATCGCGGCCAAGGCCGAGGCCTACCTGCGCGGCACCGGCATCGCCGACACCGCGTTCTTCGCCCCCGAGGCCGAGTTCTACATCTTCGACGACATCCGCTTCGAGACGAAGCAGAACGCCGGCTACTACTTCATCGACTCCATCGAAGGCGCCTGGAACACCGGGCGCGTCGAGGAGGGTGGCAACCGCGGCCACAAGACCCCCTACAAGGGCGGCTACTTCCCGGTCCCGCCGGTGGACCACTTCGCGGACCTGCGCGACGCGATGGTCACCGAGCTCGACAACCTCGGCCTGCAGGTCGAGCGCTCGCACCACGAGGTGGGCACAGCGGGGCAGGCGGAGATCAACTACCGCTTCGACACGCTGCTGAAGTCGGCCGACAAGGTCATGCTCTTCAAGTACGTCATCAAGAACGTCGCGCACGCCGCCGGCAAGACGGTGACGTTCATGCCGAAGCCGATCTTCGGCGACAACGGCTCGGGCATGCACTGCCACCAGTCGCTGTGGAAGGACGGCGCGCCGCTCTTCTACGACGAGCTCGGGTACGGCGGACTCTCGGACATCGCCCGCTGGTACGTCGGCGGCCTGCTGCACCACGCGCCGTCGCTGCTGGCGTTCACCAACCCGTCGGTGAACTCCTACCACCGCCTCGTCCCGGGCTTCGAGGCCCCGGTCAACCTGGTCTACTCGGCCCGCAACCGCTCCGCCTGCATCCGCATCCCGGTCACGGGGTCGAACCCGAAGGCGAAGCGCATCGAGTTCCGCGTGCCGGACCCGTCGAGCAACCCCTACCTCGCGTTCGCCGCCATGCTCATGGCCGGCATCGACGGCATCAAGAACAAGATCGAGCCGCCGACGCCCGTCGACAAGGACCTCTACGAGCTTCCCCCCGAGGAGCACGCCGAGATCGCCCAGGTCCCCGCCTCGCTCGGCGAGGCCCTGGACGCGCTCGAGGCCGACCACGACTACCTCACCGAGGGCGGCGTCTTCACGCCCGACCTCATCGAGACGTGGATCGCCTACAAGCGCGCCAACGAGATCGACCCGATCCGGCTGCGCCCGCACCCGCACGAGTTCGAGCTGTACTTCGACATCTAGGCCCACGCGGCCTTCGCCGCGGCCACGAGCCGCAGGGCCGTCGACCGCTTCCGCCAGGAAGCGGCCGGCGGCCCTTCGCGTCCCGGCGCCGCGCAGCGCCGGCGCTAGCGGCCGGCCCCGGCCTGCTGGCGCTCGACGACCTGCGCCGCGATGTCCCGCAGCTTCACGTTCATGTGCGAGGAGGCGGCGCGCAGCACGCCGAAGGCGTCATGTGCGGAGATGTGCCGCGTCGCCATCAGGATGCCGACCGCCTGCCCGATCACCCGGTTGGTCGCCTGGGCCTGGGACAGCTGGTCGGCGCGCTCCTGCTCGGCCGCGCCCTGCAGGGCGACCGCCGAGTGCGCGGCCACGATGGCACCCACGGCCTCGTCGGTCTCGTCGAAAGCGTCCCGCCGGCTGGAGTAGAGGTTGAGCGCGCCGAGCGTGTCCTTCCGCAGGAAGAGCCGGAAGGACAGGATGCTGCGCACGCCGGTCTCGGCCGCCGCTCGCGCAGCGAAGCTCGGCCAGCGCGTCTCCGCGAGCAGGTCCCCGACCCGGTAGGTTCCGTGGCCGCGGATCGCGTCGAGGCACGGGCCCTGGCCGGTCTCGTATTGGATCGCATCCACGCGGACGGGCACGTCGCTGCTCGCCGCCCGGGTCGAGATCGCGCGGCCGCGGATCCAGGAGACCCCCGCGTGCTCGCAGTGCTCGACGAGCGCGACGGTCCGCTCGGTGCAGAGCTGCAGCGTCTCGTCCACCCCGTCGGCCGACCCGAGCTCGCGTGCCAGGTCGGCGAACGCCCTGCCCAGCGCCTCCGGGGTCTCGAAGTGCATGAGTCGCAGAGTAGCGGGACAACTCGGGCGGCCCCAGCCCCCGTTTGCTCGAGGGCTGGGGCCTTGCGGCCGCCCTCCCGGGTCGGGCGACCGCAGGTCCGTCTGCCCATCTGTTGCACGTCCACGCCCGACGCTCATGATCCACTCGAGGCCGCCGCGCTCGGGCGGTCGAGCTGCAGGGGCCGTCCGCGCCCGCCCCGCCCTCCGTCCGACCACTCGTTCTGACCAGCAACCAAGCTTGAG from Motilibacter aurantiacus harbors:
- a CDS encoding Type 1 glutamine amidotransferase-like domain-containing protein, translating into MAAAEPTVVATSMGFRPGRRTYLEPGPVFDLMADLAGGPSRPKLCYIGTANGDQLHRRQLVREAFQGTGFQVTDLALFTMPNHDDMRAHLLDQDVVWVDGGSVAGLLAMWQLHGLGDALRAAWEAGVVLGGVSAGSLCWHVGGTTDSFGPDLRPVTNGLAFLPYGNGVHYDSERQRRPLLQRLVADGTLPLSYATDDGVGLVYRGTELVEAVADTRGVAAYRVRRVDDGRAEETRIEPRLLG
- the lipB gene encoding lipoyl(octanoyl) transferase LipB — encoded protein: MSDPLRLIREGHVAFAEAWARQRELHAARVADEAPDTVLLVEHDSVYTAGRRTAWYDRPTDGTEVVEVDRGGRITWHGPGQLVGYPILRLPDPVDVVAHVRRVEEVVIRACADLGLATDRVDGRSGVWVLGGDGAQDRKVAAIGCRVARGVTMHGFALNCDSDLSAFERIVPCGITDAGVTSLTRELGRRVSIEEALPVVERHLVDVMGQSVPGRRLATTG
- a CDS encoding DUF4191 domain-containing protein; this translates as MASSSSQSAPPKPRKQRFGWVRQLSQAYKLTAKTDPLIGLLLAAVFLLVLAVFVAIGLWVDHPIYFTIVGLPFAVLAALILFGRRAQKAAYASAEGQPGAAAAVLQTLKRGWTVTPGVAVTRQQDIVHRATGRAGVVLVGEGSPARLGPLLAQERKKLGRVAPDVPVYDFQAGQEEGQLRLNELQRKVAKLPRTLSPGQVDEIEKRLAALGSLNLPIPKGPLPRNMRPPRSMR
- a CDS encoding FAD-dependent oxidoreductase, translating into MPDVVVVGAGLAGLHAARRLAAAGLEVRVLEASDGVGGRARTDVVDGMLLDRGFQVHNPAYPEAERALDQEALDLRPFAAGVVVAIGGRRVRVGDPRREPRWALSSALAPVGGPLGKARLAEYALATTRTPVAELLATADGTARQALAERGIAGGVLESVLRPFLAGVLGEEELTTSRRFVDLVVRSFVRGTPSLPARGMGAIGAQLAAGLPEGSVELGHRVDDLAPLRRAARAVVLAADEVGAHRLLPGLPTPRQRALTTFYFLAPEPPSQLAALHVDGERREHLAPVVNTAVLTNTVPEYAPGRCLVHASVVGDRADAATERAVRDTLARIYGCGTTSWELVRVYAIPHALPAMLPPLDVRKPVALGEGLFLAGDHRDTASIQGALVSGRRAADAVLEELHGRR
- a CDS encoding DinB family protein encodes the protein MPANVRPVRDELDGLLAFLAQQRLTLRAACFGLTDEQARLTPTPSTLSVGGLVKHLADMESGWMRTMLGLPEVSDEGDAAATEAYDDGFRLRADETLAQVLDRYAEVAAQTERLVRAEESLDRPVPVPKGVPWFPQDVDAWSVRWVLLHLIQETARHAGHADIVREAVDGANAIELLAGLEGWPASDWVRPWEPAGV
- the lipA gene encoding lipoyl synthase, with product MTAVAPDGRKLLRLEVRNAQTPIEKKPSWIKTTLRTGPEFTELKGLVRREGLHTVCEEAGCPNIYECWEDREATFLIGGDQCTRRCDFCQIDTGKPQALDRDEPRRVAESVRTMGLRYATVTGVARDDQPDGGAWLYAETVRQIHELNPGTGVEVLIPDFNGLPDQLGEVFAARPEVLAHNLETVPRVFKRIRPGFRYERSLDVLTQARAAGLVTKSNLILGLGETRDEVEEALRDLHAAGCDLVTITQYLRPSPRHHPVERWVKPEEFVELAAVAEQIGFAGVLSGPLVRSSYRAGRLYAQALERRAVPAQR
- a CDS encoding MMPL family transporter; translation: MGVSGGLGAKLGEVVENDQAAFLPESAESTKSLLIEERFAGDQDIPAIVVWERTGGITDDDRSAIESALEEIGRVDGVAGPPEGASVSEDGEAMQALVPLPGDNSAFEELPDVVDEIQAIADRVEGTQAYVTGPGGSFADFAAAFAGIDGRLLFTALGVVFVILLLIYRSPVFVPVLLAVGGALFLAQAVVYLAADAGWITVDGQSQGILSVLVVGAGTDYALLLISRYKEELHTHDSAWLAIRGALRGATPPIVASGVTVILGLLCLLLSDLNSNQSLGPVAAIGIACSMLSMLVFLPALLVTLGRHWFWPFVPRHDEAPAAGRGLWGKVAALVGSRARVVAAATAVVLIGLAAAIFRLDATGLTTEEQFTNEVPSVLGQEVLGAHFPGGTGTPASVIGPQGDADRILQVVQSDPGVAQAFVVPEAPPGAGAQEGAPPKVVDGQVQVQAVLSDAPDSPAAEDTILRLRSAVDQVGTDVLVGGTTAVTYDVKQESARDTRVIIPVVLLVIFVVLAVLLRAFVAPLLLVATVVLSFAATLGVCALVFEFLFDFAGADPSFPLFAFVFLVALGIDYNIFLMTRVREETAHHGTRAGTLRGLAVTGGVITSAGVVLAATFAALGVLPLVFLAELGFAVAFGVLLDTLVVRSLLVPALVHQLGDRVWWPFGPPRPSGHRRPVEPAREPVDA